The Sphingobium baderi genome has a segment encoding these proteins:
- a CDS encoding DUF2933 domain-containing protein, whose product MGEHDHRMRKRGKIVLIGFLLVASFFLLTEHTAHFLGVLPYLILLACPLMHLFMHRGHGGHQHGHEPGQAPAGLPANPNGRIEGESR is encoded by the coding sequence ATGGGCGAACATGACCATCGCATGCGCAAGCGCGGCAAGATCGTTCTGATCGGCTTCCTGCTCGTCGCTAGCTTCTTCCTCCTCACCGAGCATACCGCGCACTTCCTGGGTGTGCTGCCCTATCTCATCCTGCTCGCCTGCCCGCTCATGCACCTGTTCATGCACCGCGGCCATGGTGGGCATCAGCATGGCCATGAGCCCGGTCAGGCACCCGCCGGCTTACCGGCCAATCCCAACGGCCGCATCGAAGGAGAGTCGCGATGA